The genomic DNA CCCTCTGCAGCCTCATCCAAAAGCCTATTTGAACAAAGAGCATTTAAAAGAATATAATGAATAGTTTATTATCAACTCAGTTTCATTTTGTGTACTCCAAAATCTGCAAGGGCGTACAGGTCGACACATATTTGATCAAAAGAAACTTCAATAAAGCTCAACAAATCCATGTTGAGTATTATTTAATAATGAGTTCATAATTGATGACTCAAAAAAGTGTTACTGATGttaataacagtttttaaacattaaccATCCAGCACTTACTCTGTAAGAGTGGACTCCTCATCCTTTAGGTCTGCGGCCGCCTGGCTACTCAGTGAAGTCAAGCATTCCTCCACAGGAGAAGGTTTGTCCTCCTCACTGTCACTTTTCTGTTGGCTTGATTTAAGTTCTTCCCAGTCTAAGGTGCAGAACTataaaaaagtgacacaaaCAGTTTGAATCCTAAAATcgtattttaaatgtattttattaatgttgtatgacagatttttaacacaaacaactgataatgaacaataaaactTGATTCTGGGCCTAAAAAGATAACGTTTTTCagatttaaagcattttcaatATTAGGAGTCCATGTAGTAATTGTGCAATACAGACacttatggaaaaaaatgggtAATGATTGTGAACCTTTctgatttattgtttattttgctttcgttaaaagaaaataaaactagttTTTATCTCATAATATCTTTGAAAATATGAATAGCTTTTATTATTTGGGGAAACATACAATGATAGCATAACACACCTGAATTAATAAGACTTTCTTGTATAATGTTTGCTTGTGTCTTACCTGTGTTGCTGTGTGGCAAGCCTGTACAGCAAAGAACCATCGTGGAGCTGATGGACAGCCACTCAGAGAACAAGCTGGGACAGCAAGAGGTAAGACAGGTGTGAGCAGAGCTGTGGGATCACACCAACACCAGGAGAAAGCAACCAGCACATTTCAAGGGTGCAagactgtttcttttttatgtacCTGGAAACACAGAGCTCTTGTCTTCTGAATCTGGAACTGACATATCCAGAAGGTTATCATAGATGCTTTTCAGAGActccacacctgaaacaaaaacaacacaagactGACTCTTACCTTAGCCTTTCTTACTGGTATCGACTTGCTTTGTTAAAAATTAGGGGTAATTGTGGGTTTTGAGGTGAACTCaacattttaagtctttttgactcctaaaaatgtcaattacttcagaaaattgatttattcttcaTTCCAATGTACTATAACAGGCgcagaaacatttctaaagcaGCTCTATAACTAATAAATTAGGTTAACAACGTATATCAGCACTGAAAGCCGCTAAATTAGTTAAATAGATACGTAAATAACGCATTTTGGCCGCTTGCTAACTTTAAATTAGTCAGTTAGCTTCAAGTTTTCTTTGGCGcatttgttaaagaaaacaaagagagaGCTTACATTTACATTCGTCAACCGAGTGGTCAGCATTTTGGCAGAATGAAATAACCAGAACGTAACGATCCATTGTTTCAAAACATCGGCTAAAGTCCAGGATTTGTCTCTCTGTCTGGTCATGGACACTTTCCCGCAACGTCAAATTTCCCACTCGCACTGTccgcacttcttcttctggcaaAATACTGGCTGAGCTAAAGAACATAAAACGCGCTACTGCCACCTACTGGACACAAAGGTCAGTGCAACACAAAAGCACGAGTGATGCTGgtaaaaagtaaagtaagtaAGTTGACCTAATTTTAATTAGAAGTCATTTGTATTCTTTTCAAtagaatattaaaatatattacttGAAATGTGAAATTTAATGAGCTATACATAAGTTCTCTAGTACACCTCTTGACATTTTACTCAATTTTTGTAAATTCCTTTTTAGTGCTGTTAAAAATGCACATCTGtaattattttatgtcattATTATGTTGAGAACTTCTCCTGTCTGACAAGTTAACAGGAATACCTCAGAAGCACAGCTGAAGTCTTCATGAACCTTTCTTATGTGTTTCTACATTACAAATGTTAGTACTTAatgtttgcttaaaaactatatatatatatatatatatatatatatatatatatatatatatacatatatatatatatatatattttaactgtaaaaaaaaagatggaatttGAAGAAATCTTTACTGTAATACTGAataattggggaaaaaaaacattgaacaaTGAAATACAAGTTCTTTATTACAGTAGACTTAAacaaagatattaaaaaaaaacacactattattttttttacattaatggttacaaagagacagaaatgtacattttacaagacattttttttttttagtatttgcaatcaaattacatttcagCATGGTTCTGAATTTTTAACAACTTTCAGTTAATCTCTACAGTTTGCTCCTGGACATAAACAATATAGTGATGTGTATTTTCTCCCTGAGTTAAGACGGTCAGAGCCTCGAGGCCGTGAGCATCCTCCACCACCATAACCTGGTTCCCCTCTGGAACCCCTTCTGTGTTGACCACCATCAGCTGGTCGCTGCATTCGGTGACCTCCTGCTCTCCAGCCACCTGCAACTTCAGCGCCAGCTCAACATGAATACTCTCCCagcatgcatttgtttttttatttttatttttttaacaaagcaaTGTCACACGGTTTACCTGTTGTACGACAGTGACAGTGCCTGGACCCATGGCAACCATGGAGGTGACTGCATCCTGAGTCTCTGAGCTGAATTCAGCAACTTGATGGATGTTGACTGTATTAAAACACAATTCCTTACAATGAGTCAAAACATCAATATTATACTAAAAGCCTGTGTAACATTTCTGGCAGCTGAAACAGGATCTGTTAATAAAGTTGTTACCATTTTCTTCTAGGACTGCTAAAGGTGCTTCAGTCAGGTGTTCCTCTCCTTCCACAGACACATAATGAGTGCCCACCTGCATTTGCACACATGACTTAAAAGTTTAATCAGATACGCCATTCATAGCAAACAACAGACTGCAGCTTACAGTTCTCTCACCTCCAAAGGACCTTCAACAACTTTAAGATTGTGTTTGCTCTTCAGGTGACGGTTCAGCTCCCACTTTGTCCCATAAACAAACTCACATTCAGGACATTTCATACCACCTAAAGACAGAAACACATAAAGTCATTACAAATGAAGGGCTAAAAGATTTTATCAGTCTTTTGATAGTTTGTaatgaaaagttatttaaggagACATGAAGGAGTTGGGACCTTGCTCCTTCAGAGTGTCACAGTTGAGCAGTCCGGGTCCGGCGTTCTCATAAGTCTGATGCGGGTGTTTCATGTTGTAGTGTCGCTTTAGTGCGCCGGTGCTGTTGCAGGAGTAATGGCAATGCGCACAACGAAAAGGCTGAAAACACGGATGCACAGTCATTTGTattccaaatatattttttaaaaatcataaatgtattGATTAAGTACATGTATAGGTGTTCAGACCTTAAATTTAGCATGTTGCTCCATATGTCTCAGTAAAGATGCTTTTAAGATGGAGGTGAAGTCGCACTCCAAACACTTAAACTGCTTtcctaaacacaaacacaatcatTACTTTAAATGCACCATGACTTTGTCAAAATGTAATTACTTCAGACAGCTGAATACCTTCATCTGTGTGGCTCAGTCTGTGACTCTTCAAAGTGATTTtagttttgaactttttcccACAGAGATCGCAGAGATGATGCCTCTCCACGTTGTGCCGGTTCATGNNNNNNNNNNNNNNNNNNNNNNNNNNNNNNNNNNNNNNNAGTCGCACTCCAAACACTTAAACTGCTTtcctaaacacaaacacaatcatTACTTTAAATGCACCatgaattagtcaaaatgtcattacttcaGACAGCTGAATACCTTCATCTGTGTGGCTCAGTCTGTGACTCTTCAAAgtgattttagttttaaactttttcccacAGAGATCGCAGAGATGGTGCCTCTCCACGTTGTGCCGGTTCATGTGAGTCTTCAGGTTACTGCGACTGCGGCTGGAGTAGTCACACAGGCCGCAGGTGTACGGCTTCAAACCTGTAGGTCAGACAAAGACTCAGATCGAACATTTTGACTATGAGCAGAGAGGGATGGAAATGTAGGAGGAAAGTACTTAGAAAAAGGTTAACAAAACAACCAGatgatgtcatttttgtgtcagaataaaagaaaaaacatagtttACTAAGGTTAAATTGCTATTTTTAAGTGACAattgtaaacaaatatttttgataaataagtGAGCGTTAGactgcaaaaatattatttataagcaGTTGGAATTTATTTTAGTGAAACACAGCTTATCTGCTGCATCTCTGCAGCTggaattcctttttttcatatttcaattTGATACTTATCTTTAATTTGATTGCATATTCCAATAATAAGCATCTGGTTGAAGTGGTAAATCATTTTTGCTCTATTTGGTGTTTGATGTTGCTGTTTAAATTTGCAACTAGACTATAAAAAGGAAGCAGGACTCATAGAAACCACTACATTCATTATCAAAGCaggtaatataaaaaaaaaaaagttaaaaaaactaaaagttttctGCAAAATTGCTACAAAGTCTTAAGAATTTTACAGAAAAGTAGCTGTTTTTGGGTAGTATGACTGGCAGGTTGCTTATTAAGCATTGAACATTTTGTCACACCTTGATGGGCCCAGATGTGCTGCTGAAAGTCACTGCTGTTCTTCAAGAAGTAGGAGTCACAGTAAGGGCATTTCTCTGCTCGCTGCATCATCGAGCCTTTGCCACGAACGGGAACTTTGTCTGTCAAAAACATGGATGCACACaaacccaaaaaaagaaaaataaagataaaaatcacagaaTTTTAGGTACACAGCTGCCTCGTTGACTATATTTACCAGGGTGGGAGGATTTTATGTGGTGTTTTAGACGGTGCTCTGGATAACTGTGATTGCAGACGGGACACGTCGCTCTGCTCacctgcaaacaaaacaaagaccaATTATACAATCAAGCCTAAAACCATCTGTCAAATAAGGCAAATAAGAAGCGACATTTGGTTACCTGTTCGTGAAGCGCCCTCACATGAGCTTGAAGCTTGTATTTGTCAGGTGTGGTGTATTTACAGCCAGGACTGGAGCACTGCAGCTGCAGGTCGCCGTGCTTCTGGGTCTGGTGGCGCCTCAGAGAGCTTTTAGTGATGGAGGAGTAGCTGCATTCTGAACAGTAGTGCAGGTGCTCCTTAGTGTGTGTGCGCACGTGGACGTTAAAGTTCACTTTGTACCAAAAGAGTTTACCTGTGGaacaattaaccctttaacatctgaggcgtcatcggtgacgcttaaactcaaaatcttttctgtactgtaacttttcaactgttaacacaatcaatgtaattccagcagatcacaatctgctggaattacattgattgcgttaacagttgaaaagttacagtagatcaaagaacataaacgctggagctatagggttaaagggttagtaGTAATATCTATATGAACGTTTGCTGCACAAAGCAACATCCTCTCACCACAGTATTGACACTCCAAGTTGCCGTAAACTTTTCGAAGCTTCTCGAAAGTTTCCATGTCGAGCTTAGTCTTTGGAAGAGTTGAAAACACCTGCTGGAATGCGCTCTGAGGGAGGTCCTTCAACACCTTTTTATAGAAAGAATCaccaacaaaggaaaaattaacTGAAGGACTTaatcaagtaaaacaaaaagaaaatgcctTATCTGCTCAAAGCGCACCTGCGCCCTATATATTATGGGATTTACCCAAAAtccttatgaaaaaaaaaagatagaaataatagtaaaaaatgtaaagaaattccATGTTTCATTCTTGTGAAATATGAAATTAAATTACAGCTTTATGTAAAACATGTGGtcattataaatgtttatttagaaagtaaaaagctcctgttttctttaaaatgttattcattaaaagacccactttgataaaaaaaaaatatatatatatatataccggtatatatattttggtgtttttaacatttgcttGTGCCATTTtattcatgatggaggacatgtatgaagaaaatgaagcttaaaattttatattatattgcTATTGTATattattgctcgccattttttttgcaccactaatgttaggttggagttgtgaggggctgtaagctagcgggagagcacaTAAACAGGTGGATGACTGGAAGtagaggcaggcttactctgctttaatagccccacccacaactcaaaggtgattTTTactgaactactgccgctctgcagaaactatgtccgagAAAGTGAGTCAGGTTTgtgtattttggctaaaaatgacataatcatgattaaaacaccATAGGGAACACTTTTGAAATTGATCAAAATTGGAACTTTAAtaggtacccaaaccctaaatcaacttttcttttttggctgtttacctctataaatagggctttaaaagtgctgactaTTATTGGTCCTTGACAAGtaattgaaaatttaaaataatcatgtttatttctaaaaaaaaaaaaaaaaaaggtctaaatatggctgtgtgctgctccctacaggttgaaatgaggtattacatttgaattttgtttttcatcaaacCATTCAAGTCCCATGCCATGcatgactggattttcacattttggctgtgggtggagtcagcctccaacttcgctgtttggttaccctttaaggactAAAGAACCAAATTTACTTGACAGTTGGTTTGGCTTTAACTCACCTGTGGATCAGAAAGATTTGAGTCCAGCTTTGAGCAGGAGTTTGAATCTCCAGGTGCAGATGTGTGAGTGTTTTTATCTGCAGAATCATGTCTGTTTTCTTGAGTCTTGTCCTCCACATGTGGACAACTTTCCTGTGTTTTGTCAGTCGCAGACGTGCATGTTGCTGAGTTTTGTATCTTCTCTGCTGCTAATGCTTGAGTGGATATTCCTTTTCCCTCTTCTTGTACCTGCTCATCCTTCGTGTTTCCTTCCAGAGATTTAGTTTGGTCCTCATTTGCCTCCTCAGTCAGCTGATCTCCCTCCCCACCTTTCCACGCCTGCTCTTCTGCAGGATGCTTCCCTCCTTCTCGAACCACACTATCCTCCTTCATCGTCTCCACAGTCAAGTCTTTGCCCTCCTCACTCCCTTCACCTCCCTCAGGAGGCACCAGATAGTAGCTCATGTTGATGGAGTTGATAAAGGCTTGCCCTTTGTCCAGCTCCATGTGAGACTTTTCCAGGTGATCCTTCAGTCTGTGAGAGCTGACCAGATTCTCCTCGCACACGCAGCACACGTAGATGAAGAGGTGCTTCCTGACGTGAGCGGCGAGGGCGGCAAACTTGGTCACAGCGTGGTTACAGAGTGAGCAGGCAAAGGGGCGCTGAGGCCCGTGGAGCAGCAGGTGGCGCTCACGCTCCAGCTGGTTTTTGAAGCGCCGGTTGCAGGTGGGACATCTGTACAGGAGCTGCCTGAGACCCTGACGGGTTTTTAACCTAGATGAAGACAcaagcttaaacacaaaatctttaacacactgtaatgtttcaaccgctaacacaatcaacgtaattccagtagattttgaaggagaaaagcgccgcttttctccttcaaaatctactggaattacgttgatcatgttaactattaaaaggttacagtaaagggttaaatcaatCCACATTCACTTCCTCTTTCAATTCGACAAACCTCAGCTGTTGGTACTTCTGATTCACAGCAGCATCTTTCAGATTATGTTGCTTCTCCATGTGTTTCAGCAAGTTCTTCACATCGGAGTATTTCTTGTCACAGAAGCTGCAGTGCTGCTTCATTTTCAGATGGACTCGCTCGATGTGGACCTGTGTTCAACGACAGgtcacatttataaaataaaaccacattcCACAATAGAAAATTAATACATAATCAATGTTACTTCAACAAATCCATTTTTGTTACTGAATTTCAGCTTAATTATGGTGATGATTGAACCTTAAGGTGTCCTGGGCTGAGGCAGCTGAAGGAGCAGTGTGGACAGGTGAACCTCTCTCCTGTGTGCTTCCTCAGGTGAACGTTCAGGTTcgctttgaaaaaacaaaaagatgaaaattaaaGGCTGTCTTTACACATTTCCTGCTAACAgtcttaatttaaacaaaagccAAATGCTACTAggagtgtaaaaaaaattgattcggtgatatatcgcgatatttcatctGGCGATATTTGTttcgatttaaaatactgacaagacgatatttaattagttatttacTTTACTACTTAATATGACTTAgcttttttctaagtcatactctttaaaaaaaagtgataaattgTTCTTGTACGGTCTTGGGATAcattgcgatatgtatcgtatcgcaagatgtgtatcgcgatatgtatcatatcaccTGATTCTtcccaatacacacccctaaatAGTACAAACTACAGTTTCTCCAGTGTTTACCTTTGATGGCGGATGCGTAGTCACAGTGTGGACACTTAAAGGGCTTTTCCTGAGTGTGCGTCCTCAGGTGGGCGACCAGCGAATGTCGGAACTTAAAGATCTTATTGCAGAACTGACAGGCAAAGATCTTTAACTCGCTCTGAGGTAAACTGAGATGCAGCAGAGGAGAAATTAGACCTCTACCTTAAACCAAAAATCATCATGATACTAAGAGGTTTCTGCTAAAATATAATAGTAAAATtattaatctcatttttaacatccaaaaatacaaaaaagcttaaataacaaataaatatgtgAATATTCTTCAAGTACCTGGAAGCTTCTTGCTTTAAGGAGTATTCCTGAAAACCTTTGCTGGTTGATATAGTAGAAATCAGGGGATCACTACAAAAAAACTCTCATAACTATTTTGTATTTACAGTAAACATGTTCTACTACCTTATCTGTAGATCCTGGTCTGTTGCAGGTTTACAGACAGTAGTCTCCTTGGAGGGGTCCTAAACCCAGAcatcaaaaacataataatgtCATAATGAtgttttaacagacaaaaaacatggaaagctttcaacattttatcacagatgtttcatttaatacatatgctaaaaaaatgtctaacttaATGGATTGCGAGAATGTAAAAAGGAGtactaatgtgttttttctttctaaaaaagcTGTGATGTGTTCTCTGTAAACCCCAAATTATGACATGAAGAAAACTGGtacatttaacataattatagcaaaaagggttaaaatgtctgcttaatttttaaaaaacaattttatatataagaCGTTAGTCTATAAAAGTGTGTTTATGGAGTCAGTTGGTGCTGCAGATAgttagacagattttttttttagcagaaccCAAATTAAACCACTTCTAGTATATCTGTCTCTCTATGGTAATGTTTAGATTTAGATTAACTCTTTAGTttgtaactgtttttaaattttttggcgcctcttggccaggactcccttgtGAAAGAGATGtcttaatctcaatgggatttcctggttaaataaagattaaaaaaaaaaaaaagtgcatgagGGTTTTGCTCACCTGTTGAGGAGTTTTGTCGGTTGTAGGCtctttttctgcagagctgcgcTCTAATGGAACCATTTTAGAAACATCTGTCGAACAAATAACCACAGATCTTATTTTGAACATTAAAATTCATCAGAAATGGAAATCTCTGAATCTCCTGAACTGACCTGGAAGCGTCTCATCTTCAGTCAGGACAACACTAATGACAGAATTCGCTGGCCCACTCCTGAGGCCTTCACCAGCAGAAACAAAACTGTGGTGGTTTTTCTGGGCTCTGGTGCTGCCCGTATCTTCATGGACGGTAAAGAAATATTATTTAGAACAGACTAAAACCCATCCCATCAAGTAAAATTGATTTTGACACacaaaatttgttgtttttatattgaaTCAGACTAATCATACTACAAAGCTTTGCCTTATCTCAGGTAACTGTTACAGGTACTGCCAGAAAATAGATGCATTTGTTTTTACCAAAGTGACCTaaacagtcataaaatatgagaaACACGTCTTTTTTCAACCAAATCATCAGTTACCGTCAAATTAAAGTCCTTTAAAAACTTAAGAGGTATTTACTGTGTCCAGATACTTTCACTATGTACTCCCAAAACACTATATAATGCAGTACAATCCAATGTCCTGGATTTAAAACAATTCtgatctgttatttttttaatactaattaTGTAATCCATTTTCCtaagtaaaaacctaaaaaaagataatttcacAAAGAGTATTTCTGAATCCagataaaaagtcaatttaaataaatttttctaaaagataaaatcatttagatgcaatgcattatggtctgtATTCAGCAATCCAGAGAGTtgtgggaaatttccagggcaatgaatgaaagaatgaatgaatgaatgaatgaatgaatgaatgaatgaatgaatgaatgaatgaatgaatgaatgaatgaatgaatgaatgaatgcccTACAAAATAGTAAACGCCCTATTCAGGGCGCTAACTGTGGTGTAGTGAGTGAATGTGGACACAGCTGTTGTCTTTTATGTTGCCGATTCTCtgaggttttcattttttcacccTTGTttctttcctcctcctcttcatcctcatttTTCAGGCAGATATGTTTCAGGATCTGTCGTTTGTTGCTGAACGAGCGGTGACAGCTTCTGCATTCCAGAGTCAGGATCCCATCCGGACTTTCACCTCCACAGACAAAACCAAACACAGTCAGAATGCAGAAAATGAGAATTTATACACTGTTaatgaaagacaaaagtttactgtaaataaaaaaaaacgttcatcTTCTCACAGATGAAGTCATACCTGGTACAAAAGTATCAGCAAAACACCAGGATTGGCCAATTCATtggttttaaaattacttttttaaacacccactccaatgaaaattattttttttatcttattcttaaagcatataaaataatatgagattaaaactgtgtttctgagtatttctttattcaaataattttggattttgctaaaagaaaatcataatcaaaaataaaagagcataattttcaatagaaaaaatatagtttgagtgGAACTTTCAATGCTTTAGTAAATGaggtaaaagattaaaaaaaaatcataatatcaGCTTTATATGCATTTTAACTTCAAGCACTTTATGGTAAACGAACCAGAAGTATATCCAACagtaaaactatatttatagCTAAATCAatcagtttggaaaaataataatcaaaggAAAACATGTTGAACTGATCAtagacagcagcagcactacctttatttaggtGGCATGGTTGTTCCACCTCCTGACTTGTAGgggttttttcttttgaatcgTGCTCAGCAGAACCGTTGGAGTCTATTGTGGGCTTCTTTTTTGTGGAGCCTTTCGGTCGTCCTCGCTTTCGCTTCACTGGACCCTCTGTAACCAGGAAATAAACCAAAAGTTTTAATGAAATGTGCTCATTTGTGTACAACTGCCTCATGAATGTATGGTGAGACATTAAAAATCAATTCTTTCAGTGCTACTCCTTCTTGGTAAAATCTTCAGCTCCTGCAGGAAAATAAGTACTGAGCTTATCGATGACTTTATTAGGAGGTTAACCAGCTCAACACTATGGTAGATTACTTCTTGATTCAGTTTAATGAAAAACAGTATGcctaacaaaaaacaagcaagtCTTTTAACTgtcatgttctattttttttttctagcttttcTAAGCAATGTTTTCATCATGGAATTAATAACATTTCTATCTTCTTCTATCTTCATCCCAAAAATGTCTcattaacaaattattttaattaatttgatcaaGCCTGaatgtaatttacttttttattgtttcatagACCTTGGAAACCAAATGAAACctgtaaaacattcattttcagaAGACTAGTTTGATGCTGTAGGACTCTGACCTCCCAGAAGAACTCCAGGCTCTGCTACCAGAGGCTGAAGTGTAATGATTATGTCATCTGGAGACTCCTGCTGAGAATGAAGCTTGGAGCAATGGACCAGCAGCTGAGAACGACTTGGAGAGAAGAGGTTGCACAGACGACACATGAATACAGAACCAGCtgtaaagacaagaaaaaaaaaaagatgacgcAAAGCATGAAACTCTACTCAAGTATTTTGTACGTTAGGCAAGAGATTCTCAAAAATCCACCCCCATGTGGAGTCTATTACACAGTAAGAATTCTAGGTAAGGCAATTTTTCTTAcaccattggcagattttttcgcttatttaaagaaaatctgtcatCTAATATCTCAGCTTCAAACTGTGGGGTTTGGTATCTCTGACAAAACACTGAGTAGATTTTGGTTCAAAAGTTAACATTGTGATTTGTTTCAGCTCATGACTCATATTGAGTACTTAAAAAGTTTCCATtcaaaactaattttatttggcaaggaaaaacctgttttatctgttttcttaaaattgcTGCAATGGGTCCCTGTGTGTTTCAGGATTGAttgtaaagttattttaatagatAGTAAAGGTTGAGAGGccctttttataaataaagtttgatttcttttgatttatgacaaaaactgaacaagggtggaaaaataaaaaaaaatgtgaatgtggattattattatcattattataatCATTGTTCCACTAAACTGTGTTGGATCACTGACAGTATTTCCCTTTCTGGAAACTATTTCAAAAGAATTTACTTTGAAGGAAAATGTAtggatttaataaataaagaaaaattcaaaattcaatgtttttcatCAATTTCGTTATCTTAGCCCTATTTTACGGAGCCAATTTATTTATATcatcaaaaactttattagctatcaaaaaatttgaaactgtttcttttaaaaaatacattttaaataataaaaatttgcAAGGTAATATATGTGCAAAAAACTAGATTTTCctcttaaaataaagaaatgtttaaactttattttttacaccatTTAAATGATCTCCCCAGGGACAAACCCTTATTTGTGTTTCACAGTTAGTATATACTCAAATTATTTGAAGAAAGTGAATGatctttaaacacattttactaaaaaattaGGTTGATTATCTTTTGTAATAAGATTCTGTccaaaataataagaataattgATGACATCAGTCGAATCAACACTATCAACAAGCCTTTTTAGGAATACTGTTAGCATATTCTCGCTAGCAACTGT from Oryzias melastigma strain HK-1 linkage group LG16, ASM292280v2, whole genome shotgun sequence includes the following:
- the LOC112143753 gene encoding zinc finger protein ZFAT isoform X3 — translated: MDGQQSAGSVFMCRLCNLFSPSRSQLLVHCSKLHSQQESPDDIIITLQPLVAEPGVLLGEGPVKRKRGRPKGSTKKKPTIDSNGSAEHDSKEKTPTSQEVEQPCHLNKGESPDGILTLECRSCHRSFSNKRQILKHICLKNEDEEEEERNKDTGSTRAQKNHHSFVSAGEGLRSGPANSVISVVLTEDETLPDVSKMVPLERSSAEKEPTTDKTPQQDPSKETTVCKPATDQDLQISKGFQEYSLKQEASSLPQSELKIFACQFCNKIFKFRHSLVAHLRTHTQEKPFKCPHCDYASAIKANLNVHLRKHTGERFTCPHCSFSCLSPGHLKVHIERVHLKMKQHCSFCDKKYSDVKNLLKHMEKQHNLKDAAVNQKYQQLRLKTRQGLRQLLYRCPTCNRRFKNQLERERHLLLHGPQRPFACSLCNHAVTKFAALAAHVRKHLFIYVCCVCEENLVSSHRLKDHLEKSHMELDKGQAFINSINMSYYLVPPEGGEGSEEGKDLTVETMKEDSVVREGGKHPAEEQAWKGGEGDQLTEEANEDQTKSLEGNTKDEQVQEEGKGISTQALAAEKIQNSATCTSATDKTQESCPHVEDKTQENRHDSADKNTHTSAPGDSNSCSKLDSNLSDPQVLKDLPQSAFQQVFSTLPKTKLDMETFEKLRKVYGNLECQYCECSYSSITKSSLRRHQTQKHGDLQLQCSSPGCKYTTPDKYKLQAHVRALHEQVSRATCPVCNHSYPEHRLKHHIKSSHPDKVPVRGKGSMMQRAEKCPYCDSYFLKNSSDFQQHIWAHQGLKPYTCGLCDYSSRSRSNLKTHMNRHNVERHHLCDLCGKKFKTKITLKSHRLSHTDEGKQFKCLECDFTSILKASLLRHMEQHAKFKPFRCAHCHYSCNSTGALKRHYNMKHPHQTYENAGPGLLNCDTLKEQGGMKCPECEFVYGTKWELNRHLKSKHNLKVVEGPLESCVQMQVGTHYVSVEGEEHLTEAPLAVLEENVNIHQVAEFSSETQDAVTSMVAMGPGTVTVVQQLQVAGEQEVTECSDQLMVVNTEGVPEGNQVMVVEDAHGLEALTVLTQGENTHHYIVYVQEQTVEIN